AACTGAATAAGCGATTCAGATTTTTGAAGTAAGGCTCTGCTATCTGGACAGATCAGGGCGTGTCTCGCAAGAGGTACCTTGCACCCTACTGCGATTTGTGGTAACATATTGTCTGCTTCACAGCTTTGCAATTGGGTTAGGACTGCAGAGAGATACTGCACAAAATACCAGAGAGAGGTTGACACTGGTGGGGCTACAGATCAGCCTCTGAAACGACAGAAGTGCAGGCGGAGAGCTAACTGTTGCTGGACAACCGAGAGACAGATTGTTTCTTAATATTGGAGATTGATATAGGTCagctggaggccatttggcccattgaacctatgCTGACTTTTTTGAAAGTCCAActtctcccactcccctgctctgaaCACACAGGTGAACTGGTTCATTGGCCTAACTGGAATCCTTTACTCTTTACGTCCAGCTATCAGATTCTAACTCCGAGCCTCATACTTCAGCACATTACCCTGTACCTCAATATCCTTGCAAGAGAGCTAAGCAGCAGACAGTCCCTACATCAAATGATCCAGCCATTTATTACACCCTTTTACAGCTTCTTTTGTATCGACAATGCAGCCATGGAAATATTCCACTGAGGGATCGAGTGGCTGTTCTGCTGCATTATACTTTTTAAGGATgaagttagtgtcaggggaactagctagggtaaatgcatggctttatggggaatagggcctggatgggtttgtggtcggtgtagtctcaatggaccaaatggcctccttctgtactatagggattctatgattctgaagtcGCAACTTCTTTCAGGACCTCAAGTTCGGGGCTTTTTAGATGCCACAGAGTGCAAAAATGAAGATTCATTTTGGGAAACTAACAGGGTGCTGCTGCCATGTGGGAAATATGCCTCTTGTGACACTTACAGTAAGAATTTCTCTGCTAGGAAGAGAACTGTCGATATATCAGAGATgtggagatttgcattctaatcagtattctgtaacttgatttctgtgtctgtgcactgctggagaacagatttccactccatctgatgaaggagctgtgctccgaaagcttatggtatttgctaccaaataaacctgttggactttaacctggtttgtgagacttcttattggataTATCAGAGACCAGGGGCAGGATGGAACTGACGGTGTTAGAAAAAGCCTTGAGGGAGTCTAAGAAATATCCTTTGTCCAATATCAATGAGCGatgaagctttgacaaagggtcatctgaactcgaaacgtcagctcttttctctccttacagatgccgccagacctgctgagattttccagccttttctcttttggtttcagattccagcatccgctttttgcttttatctatgagTGACACTGCCCTGTGTACTTCACACTCTGTTTGACAGTGACCTTTCCAGCTGGCCCCCTAAGACGCCCATTGTTCctcgccactgcagatggtggaatttgaattcaattaaaaaatctggaattgaaagtccaaGCACAAACTAGTCAGACTATATATTGTTCTTGTCATTGAAGTCATATTGTTCATTGTCAGTCTTGTCATATTGTTTTTGTCACAGGGGAAatggtggcttagtggtattgtcactggactagtaatctagagacccagggtaatgctctggcgacctgggttcaaatcccaccatggcagctggtgaaatttgaatccaatttaaAAAAAGCTCGAATTAAAAGTCCATGAGAACATTGTCGGAAAATCtcctctggttcattaatgtcctttaggaaaggaaacctgccatccttacctggtctggccaacgtgtgactccagagccacagcaatgtggttgattcttaaatgccttctgaaatggagggcaattaagaatgggcaacaaatgctgacccagccagcgattctCTCCTCCCGTGAATGAAAAGAATATTACAATATAAATGCAGTGaatattctggccaatatttaaccaACATTATTAAAAGTGACTATCTCTGATCATTATCTCATCATTCTTtgtgtggacggcacggtggcagagtggttagccctgctgccccacagcgccagggatcagggttcgattcccggcttgggtctctgtctgtgcggagtctgcacgttctccccgtgtctgcgtgggtttcctctgggtgctccggtttcctcccacagcccgaaagacgtgctggttaggtgcattggccgtgctaaattctccctcggtgtacccgaacagacgccagagtgtggcgactcgcaggtttttgcagtaacttcattgccgtgttaatgtaagcctacttgtgacactaataaataaatgaataaataagttTTTGCTGTGGACAAATTTGCTGCTATATTTTCCACATTACAATGGTGCATCAATAATCCATTATTGGGACACTTGGGGACTTTCTGAGGTCATTCATGAACAGAACTTTATGAATAAAACTTAATTTCTTTGTTCATATTATAACCTTCTTTTGAAATTAACTAGAAAACTCACAGGCATTTTATTAGTGGTGTGTAAATGACAGAAGGATTTTTGATTAGTTGGTTTAGTTGTGTGGAAGCCATTTCCGTCACCCAAACGCTTTCCTTGAACTTTTAAAATTTCCCGTGATTCATCTGCTGAGCGCTCACAAGCCGATTTGAGGTCAAGGAGATCTGCAGCTGTGTAACCCTGACAGTCCCAAACCTGGGCTGGTGattagtaagtgctgcttgatatgtCGCATGAGAGTCAGTGGTGTTGTAACTGTGTGTGCAAACATGTAATGATGTAATTACAGCTGCCCGCCGGTGTCTGTACTGAGAAGAACATTGTAATGCCAACATTTTACCAGTCGGCACTTAGATTACACATAGGGAATTGTAATGGAAAACCTCAGCAATTCCATACAGGTTTTGAATATGTTACTATGGACTAAAGAGATGCCGGCATGGATCAGATCACAATTTTCCCCCCACttagtcggagaggaatttcccagattttttttccccatattggccctggggtttttcactctgggttttcgcctctccctggagatcacatggtctggagtgggggggtgggggtgagttaataggttgtaatgaacaaagcatcgtagctgtgagggacagctcggtggataggatattggtatgtagataggctggaaaaatgggcggggatcctggattcaggattcaatcctggaccggggagcggcgcgggcttggagggccgaagggcctgttcctgtgctgtattgttctttgttctttgttctttgttagtcaTTTTTTTGGGGAGAGAGGTGAATGTTGCACCAGTTCTGAGAGGGATGGGGCCTATACATGCCGGTAAAACCTGGCTTCAACGAGATCAGGCGCCATTTTTAAAAGGCGCCTCGATCTCAAAATGAAATTGAGGgcttccttcccttcccttccctcacctccccctcccctcattgaagggatgtttactcagccccccctccccaacaaagaTCACCAGCATTGGGGCATTGgtgccctcccaatgggtcctcCTTCATGAACCCTCTGCTTCCCCCTTTCATGAGCCCCCCTCAAGTCCCTCCCTCCATGTCCCAGCTCCTTCATGTTCCATCCCCCTCAGGTTCCACCCCACCCAtgctccagcccccacccccacctgggaAGTTCCCACTTAGCAgtaccaggttggcactgccagtctggcactgccatttgggcattgcccagccatgtccccaaccaccAGGGGCTCCAATGTCCTCTGAGCACACCTTGCGTGACCATCATGCCTGGTCTCCGTCCAAGAGTCAGAAAATCCTGGGAGCAGGGAAGATTTGCCCTTTCTGGGCGGGAACCAGATTACTTCTGGGAGCGGTGTGTGGGAAGATACCAATGAGGTTTCACGCTGGTGCAGAATGTGTGAAACCACTCACCcacgattctccagccccgctccaCTCTAAAGCGTTCTGCGCTGGGTGCGATATGGCTGGAAAATCACGGCCAATTATAGAGAAAATATTGATACTTAGGATAAACAAAATCCAGACTCTGACGGTTTTAACTCCAAGGTATCAAGAAAAATGAGAAAAATAGGCAGGGGTCTTCATCACAtcatccctccccccatcctgacGTAAGTATCTGAATGAGCCTGAGCCCACCTGACTACATTCCCCATGCCTGTTGACTtgccccacagccatttaacAACTGTCCCCAGCTGTGTCAACAGAGGTTTTCTTTGATGGGAGTCTGGGCTTTTaaccaagcctcattatgtatgcttggCGGAGAGTCCATAAAATATTTTTTTGGCCACACATCTATAGGGAAGGGGAAAAATACCTGTTTGATAGCTTTATGATGCTATATTAAACTATTTTTCAACGATCTCTTTTGGCAATGGCACGATATTTATTTTCCACAAGATAAAGCGGTATCAAGTGCTTATTGCTTGTGTTATTGATATTTTGAAGGCCTGGGTAATTGACTCTTTTATGTAACAGCAGTTTTTTGTTGAAAGATGATCATGAATCAGTTCTTAAGCAGTTTCTTACATGCCATTGTTACCAGAGAGTTTATTAGTTTGGTACAGAGTACCACATATTGGGTGAATGGATATGGAAGTACTATGAGTTGGCACAGAGGGTATGATGGGCCATTGGTGTGGATGGAGGGCATGAGGTGGCACAGAAGAGGTATTGGAAGCTGGGTAAGGCTACTTGACcttacctttcaaaaggttcccAACTTCAGTTCCTGAGGACAGGAGTCATGGAGAGGTCGGCCCAACTCCACAAAAGCTGCAGGGAGCAATCCTGTGCCACAAAAGATTGGCGCCCAGTATTCCATTTCTAAAGGGCTCCAGGGCAAATATGACTCAGAGAGAATCTCGCCGAACTTCTCTATGTTTACCCTGTTATAAACCCTTTCACAATTTCATAGACCCTGACCTCCCAGTCATTCCCCCTGGAGAAATGAGTGCCAGTATGTTCAATCTTTCCTACTGAGTGAAACCTCTCATTCTGGTATCATTCCACTCAATCTTTTTAATACCTTCAGCAGTGCCTCTGTACCCTTGTCATAacatggagaccaaaattgttcacattatTCCCAGTGCTTGAATCAAGGTTCTACATGAGTTTAATGTGATtctcctgcttttcaattctaaccGTCCAGAAATGAGCcggtgtttttttttgcttttcttaATGGCCTCATTAATCTGTGTTGCTAATTTAAGAGATCTGTGTATGTGTATACAAGGCCACTTTTGAATCATCAGGgcggaacggtagcacagtggtccgcactgctgccttacagtgccagggacccaggttcaattccggcctcaggtcactgtctgtatggagtttgcacattccctccgcatctgcgtgggttttgtccgggtgctccggtttcctcccacagtccaaagatgagcgggttagtttgattggctaagTTGAGTGTAGTATCAGGGGAAATAtgaggggctacagggatagggcctgggtggggttgtggtcggtgcagactcaatgggccgaatggcctccttctgcactgtagggattctatgattctatgattctaatccctaTCGAGcacaaggaggctattcggtccatcgagtctgcgccgaccacaattcaTAATGGAATTTAGACATTTGTTTTCTAAGAAGTCTGTGAACTCCTTTTTACTTGGTATCCAAACATATCATCTCTCAGTTTTCTATATCACTAACAGGCTGTTGTATTAATCTACCCCGCACAGTCAGGCTATTCTTCATGTAAATCatgattgaaaaaaaaattacGTCCACTCCAGTGTGAGATTTGCAGATTGATTTTATGGTTAGACATGGCTTAAGAGTAGCGTAGGTTTTGAACAAATGTGAGAACAAAGCATATATACATTCATTTACAGGCACTTCCATATTGTACAGAAACAGCTGAATGCTGAACTACATAAATGTGGACGATTCATGGTCACCAGAGGATTGTGAACGGATAGAGGTAGCAAAAGAACCTGAAGAAAACTTAAATTTGTCGCGTGCTTTATATTTAAGCAATGGAGACAGACAGCTGTGAAAAAGTCTGCGGAGGTGCAATCTAAATCTCTCCCCCAAAAATGCATAAATGACTGGGTTCAAACAGCAATGTACAAACGTGATGGATTCAGTGACTTGCTGGGCTATATTGAGACGTATGCGGAGTTGACAACCAGTTAAAACTTTTAGTTCTCTCAAAGACTCCAGGAACGTCACTATATTGTGCGGTGCCCAAAATACAAAAAACACTACCACAACAGCAGTGATCATTTTTATGGCTTTATGCTTCTTATAACTTTTGTTTTTTAGCAGAGTCTGAATTATTCTTGTATAACAGAAAACCATTACGGCCATTGGAACAAAAAAACCCAACACACTGTCTTTGAAAAGGATAAAAAGTTTCCAACTCGATAAGTTTTCTGATGGAAAGAAAGTGTGACAAACTCTTCTTCCGTCAATGCTGCCCGTTTTATTAAATATCATCGTGGGAAGAGAGGCGAATGTAGCTACACACCACATCACAGCACTCGAAATAATCCCGTTTCGAACTGTCCTAGCTCTGGATGAAGACACAGCGTGAACAATCGCAAGGTAGCGGTCTATACTTATCAGGATTATGAACATTAGGCCACCACAGTAGCCAAGCACATAAGCGACAATAACGATCTTGCAAAAGACATCTCCCCAGATCCATTCACCTTTGGCAAAATAAGCCCAGAAGGGGAGTGTTAGAACAAAAAGCAAATCACAAAATGCCAAATTTAAAAGATAAATGTTTGTCATATTCTTCAGCCGTTTGTATTTAATAAGAACACACATTACAAGCACGTTCCCTGGGAGCCCAAACACAAACACTAGTGAGTAGAGCACTGGTAGGAACGTTTCACCAAAAATCTTTGCAGATTCCATGTCGCAAGGAGAATAATTGTCTCCATAGTCGTAACTGTAGTCACTGGGTGCGCTGAGTGGCATTTCAGTTCTGGAACTCATCTCTCAACAAACTAAAAACAAACAAACACCAGTCAGTGATGATTATCACTGAATTAGTTCACAGTTGGATTTACAGAGCTAGGTTACAACTCGGTTCAAACATTAATCAGTCCAAATTAGTAACACCAAGATTACATGATGTTTCAGTGCGTACTGGTCATAAAGACCAATGCACCAAGAAGGGCAAATTCATTCTCCAGATTCAGCATTAATTAATCCGTTATTTAAAACAAGCTCTAAATAAAACTTAAGAATAAAACAGCATGCAAACGACACTTACTTTTTCTCTGCCGCTGGTAATTGTATCTTCTCTCAATATCCCAACAAGTTATCGCGTCAGGAAAAAGCACTGCAGTTGTTCATTCGAAGGGTGATGAGCTTTAACATGTAAATGAGGATTTACACAATTTCCTGTCatttttcttttgccaatcagATTAAATTTGTGCCTTCTCAAAGTGAAACTTTCACCAATTGGAAGTGTTTTCTCTGTGTTCTTGCTATTTAAACCCTCATGGGCCTCTTAAAAATCTTTTTGCAGCTTAGCCTTCTCCACTCAAAGAAAAACAAACCCACACAAATGTCTACATCCGTGTGAATATAATTCCTCATTGCAGGAACCATACAAATAAATCTATTCAGTAcctcctggttgtatcacagcttggtatgggctcctgctctgagcaagactgcaagaaattacaaagggtcgtgaacgaaacccagtccatcactcaaaccagcctcccatccactgactccgtcgacacttcccgctgcctcggaaaagcagccagtataatcaaggaccccacgcaccacggacattctctcttccaccttcttccgtcaagaaaaatatacaaaaggctgaggccacgtaccaaccgactcaagaacagcttcttccctgctgccattagacttttgaatggacctaccttacattaagttgatcattcgcTAGCTATaagtgtaacactgcattctgcaccctctcctttgctcgtcccctatgcactctgtgtacggtatactttgtctgtatcggtcgcaagaaacaacactttttacTGTattgcaatacatgtgacaataaatcaaatccaaatcataTCAGAGTGGGCACTATCTTCCTTGATGTGTGGTCTCCTAAATTGGGCTGGGCCTGAGcttgtgttttataaaggtttggCATAGCTTTCTGGCGCTGTACTCTCTGCCTCTATGTATTGCGCCCAAGATCCCAACTATTTACCAAACTGCTCTGTAAACTTGTCTGGCCACTTCCAAACATTCGTGCACAAACATTCCCAGCTCTCCCTCTACTTGCACCATCTATGATTGTACATTTAGCATTCTTTGTGATGAGAGCGTGCAAGGGATTAAGGGAGTGTACCTCGTCATTATGAAAATACACTTGAGTTGTGTGGGTAAAATGAGGCCTATCCTTTGGGCTGCCATGAAATCAGAGGTGAAGCTTTAGAATCTTTAGTTGGAATGTTTAAGATATTAAAAGTGGGCTCAGTGGTTTCCAAGCTGTGTTGCAGATTTGGCAGATTCAAATAAATAATCAATTCTTGGACATTAGTAATGTAATAAATCTCGAGAATGAATTCTCCCGCTCTGTGCATCGGCATTCCTGATTCGAATGCTGGGGGCATGATTGCTCCAGGGATCCTGTCACTTTGAGTAGTTGCTGCCTCAGCACTCGTCCTCAGTTTGGTGAATGTCCTTCCCATTTGCTTCCACAAGCAAGGCACTGAGCCGGATTGGCCAACTCCCGCCTTGTTTCCTTTACACTGACCCTACTTGGAGCATTTCTATCTTTCCATTCTGAAGATTCCTTGCAGCAATACATTGAACAAGAGGACTACAATACAAAAggagggatgtactgctgaggctttagaaggctctggtcagaccacatttggaatattgtgagcaattttgggccccgtatctaaggaaggttgtgctggctttggagaggcaccagaggaggttcacaaaaatgatgccaagaatgaaaggcttgacgtatgaggagtgtttgaggactctgggtctgtactcaatggagtttagaaggatgaggggtgatctcattgaaacttacagaatactgaaaggcctggatagagtgaacgtggggaagatgtttccattagtaggagaaacTAGGATCCCAGGGCACAGTCCCAgattaaagggacgaccctttagaactgagatgaggaggaatgtatggaattaattgccacagaagactgtggaggccaggccattgagtgtatttaaggcagTGATAGATAGGGTCTTGATTGGTTAGGGGTTCAAAGGTTgcagggaaaaggcaagagaaaggGGTTGATaaacatatcagccataatcaaatggtggagctgactcgatgggctgaatggcctaattctgctcctatatctcatggtctTAAGAATAAATCAGCATGCAGGTTGTATGTAACCACCTGAAAAGTTTCACGCAGATTGATGCCAATTAGAACGCATGTGGTATACTTGTCTTTATTAACTGAGGCATatagtttaagagcagggaggttatgctggaactatataaaagattggttaggccacagttagagAAATGTTGGATCAATTAGGATCCATGgggcctttcaatgaagaaaatgaatcatggagtttcTACATTGAGTGTTTTCAATACTTAGTACAAGCGAATAAAATTGCAGATGCGCTGCtcataccagcttttctcagtataataggaagtaaaacctttaaTTTGCTCTTGCTCTTGGTTCATCCAGGAAAGCCAAGAACCAATACTTATGCTGACTTGACAAGCCTCTTGAAGAACATCACTCCCCAAAGCCACGGATCATCACAGAACAGTTCAGGCTCCTtcgaaggaatcaagtggaaggcaaaAGCATTGTTCAGTTTGTGGCAACTTTGAAAAGGCTCACACGACATTGTGAGTTTGGCGAGTCATGAGAAGATACTCTTTGAGattgtctagtttgtggtctccaaaatgaggctatccaaagaagattgctcacTGAACTTGCTTTGATTTTAAAGACAACAGTAGAAATCGCAGTGTCGATGGAACTGACtcctaaagaggcttcacaatttggttcaggaatgaagatccataaGTTGGGAAATTCCCACAAGAACTCAAAACATCAAAAGCATGTCACAGTTGTGCCAAAATGGGCTATTCAGCAAGCAAATGCTGCAgtaaggatagtcaatgcaagagtTATGGCAAagtgggtcacattgcaaaagcttgttgagCTAGACTAACTTCCTCTGAGATGAACATTGAGAAGAAGAAATTGGGCATCctcaagaagaagaacaagttgcattctacagaAAGAATTTACAAcgtggaagaaaagaattatgactgaagaagagaatgtccagaaatatgataaAGAGCTCCAACTTAGCATTTTATCCATACAACatgaatcacatagattctggctGATTCCTAAGTTTAGTGGACAACCCATTAGGATAGAAGTTGAGATTGGTgatgctgtatctttaattcttgagactacataccaacaaaagctgaagcatcttcctttaaaaccagctgatgtgattttaaggacatacctGGAAGAGCTTGTGCCAGTAAAAGGCTACATCATGGTCAACGTAGAGTTGAatggacaaacagcagagttgcctCTCGATGTGGTAATTTTCCAGTTCTATTTGAGAGCTCATGGTTGGAGAAaataaagcttaactggagtgctgtcaacagattggtcgGTGCCAAATAGACCTatagcaccttctggataaatacaagagtgtattcAAAGAGACATTTGGCTCAAAGAAGGGAGTTGAAGTGAAATTCAAGTTAAAGCCTAATAAGAAACCAGAAAGTTTCAAAGCAAGAGCggtgccatatgcaattcatcCCAAAACTGGAGAAGAATTATTATGATGTGTTAACACTGATGTGTTTAAAccagttacaatgagtgactgagCAACCCCCattgtacctgtcatgaaaccaaaTAGTTCAGCtcgtatttgtggtgattttaatgtatgctgatcaatatctgcttcctttaattgaaggtttgtttgctgggttatcagatGGGCAAATATTCAGCAAGATTGAACTTTCATAAGTATATTTACGGATGAATGTAGCCACTGAATCACAACCATCATTACTCATAGAGGTCTTTTGGAATAGCATCcacaccagccctattccaaa
The DNA window shown above is from Mustelus asterias chromosome 2, sMusAst1.hap1.1, whole genome shotgun sequence and carries:
- the LOC144504020 gene encoding C-C chemokine receptor type 4-like → MSSRTEMPLSAPSDYSYDYGDNYSPCDMESAKIFGETFLPVLYSLVFVFGLPGNVLVMCVLIKYKRLKNMTNIYLLNLAFCDLLFVLTLPFWAYFAKGEWIWGDVFCKIVIVAYVLGYCGGLMFIILISIDRYLAIVHAVSSSRARTVRNGIISSAVMWCVATFASLPTMIFNKTGSIDGRRVCHTFFPSENLSSWKLFILFKDSVLGFFVPMAVMVFCYTRIIQTLLKNKSYKKHKAIKMITAVVVVFFVFWAPHNIVTFLESLRELKVLTGCQLRIRLNIAQQVTESITFVHCCLNPVIYAFLGERFRLHLRRLFHSCLSPLLKYKARDKFKFSSGSFATSIRSQSSGDHESSTFM